Proteins co-encoded in one Stomoxys calcitrans chromosome 5, idStoCalc2.1, whole genome shotgun sequence genomic window:
- the LOC106087472 gene encoding polynucleotide 5'-hydroxyl-kinase NOL9, with protein sequence MYKKLSKETTLSSKEKEKLKQRLQTLFKNSDEDKKHASGEQKGNSSKAGGKQQAHKPQVNNQEHKSGVKPKTKSPHGKQNAAFEECGKPSSSQNAADKRKESSLRTKSDAKSKHNHSYLNTEGSQSFVKNNKKKHKGRRENNSQNNNEGKATTTKDSLKDYNLKNNMQNGKHNAKSKPTKSFNAKQKGEEMSSSNKVQTHPLGEHNKINKGKAAKKRRAPNTDSNTGQATVGKKPKLEQNAAPKKGKKKKFKKNKKNAPQYPNKPGTGEVNMNHVPGFVKGGDFDCDPDSDYAGDAYWQQQYAKNFNGSEGSGDDDYGYFDFNPEYKEHQLPMDNTNENIPEDDPYNYSDTEDNESDFDPYDYSDVTEGEEDEEHYSDFDEDDYEEDEDSYDYSMDSEFSTDFDESDEEGIAGEKRYDFNEDENDEDYKLPDDVPEDLIIHSGTATKRDLLPEDNITFKDRKHCQIIEIKNARTVKAIQQPSAYKKEELLKLNYRENHTVNIFNPPNGDSQLSQPSQQSDTSDCPKLVPIVDHDGFQLYNPNEETEEEKDDEECSYEYSHDSSMDNVSLGSEYSEINSEDADSLMSEDINEKYLNRDNTETDSSDDDGDKKETLTVDVIDATKCHYVAERRDQHLHAKDEDVGGNELPSQFLSKLIKVGSRGKVFTTDVVAKDKQKPKPDHNQVHEENKSLKEIIREESTSPKIEHKSALVTAQAEEKHISPLKCDEPSTQLQIQPLLPSKPPTAKQSLANYNTKFCNAINANLVLVLVKNAFYIYGTVRITLLAGKIEVYGHSLVRNKEVEIFSPRGCSVIEISPLTLTEDANESKEIIHATLKGYEANFLKADLENILKSYENGKDAIVLMKRNEERKKIVHQFKKFMNENVFPNLQNINVDRPLYNSEYLLRCMINTSSTEQKSLHLPEQWQQFEVAKQSRILLAGGKGVGKSTLLRYLINRHLQKTDRVLLIDLDIGQPEIFVPQTVSCSLVRKPLLGPGFFLNMQPEKAYAVGHTNIALCAHNYVAAVRQLINYCRLQQDFEDIPWLVNTMGYNKGFGLELISLIIRSLDLTDVIQLQSGKDINNFDSLLYANVVEQMPRNMFAGEDSNEMSAPKLQYRTHIWQSAVLQESRYQKEWDMSPKDIRYSMLLTRLSIALCGHAEWLTDCKPLSAPLDQLKLVNLMDNIPPSSKDELAKSMEANVVFLCHIGDDPDALECLGIGVVRAIDYHVRQVYLVPAMHISLLKHVNCLALGDMPLPNAMLTNQGSRVKNTAPFVYNTIEDNASKAIKQIYHRPKAFLSGKRKPLN encoded by the exons ATGTATAAAAAACTTAGCAAAGAAACAACCCTATCAtcaaaagagaaagaaaaactTAAGCAGAGACTTCAGACGCTGTTTAAAAATAGTGACGAGGATAAAAAACATGCCAGCGGTGAACAGAAAGGGAACAGCAGCAAAGCAGGAGGAAAACAACAAGCTCACAAACCGCAAGTTAATAACCAAGAACATAAGAGTGGAGTGAAGCCTAAAACAAAGTCACCACACGGCAAACAGAATGCAGCGTTTGAAGAATGTGGAAAACCAAGTTCCTCCCAAAATGCCGCCGATAAGAGGAAGGAAAGCTCATTAAgaaccaaatcggatgcaaaatcaaaacataaCCATTCTTATTTAAACACGGAAGGCTCTCAATCATTTGTTAAAAACAATAAGAAGAAACATAAGGGACGCCGAGAGAATAATTCCCAGAACAACAATGAGGGAAAAGCGACCACAACGAAGGACTCACTTAAGGATTACAATCTTAAGAATAATATGCAAAATGGAAAGCATAATGCAAAAAGTAAACCTACGAAAAGTTTTAATGCAAAACAAAAAGGTGAAGAAATGTCCTCAAGTAATAAAGTTCAAACCCATCCCTTGGGAGAgcacaataaaataaacaagggGAAAGCGGCAAAGAAACGTCGTGCACCAAATACTGACTCAAACACTGGCCAAGCAACTGTTGGGAAAAAGCCAAAACTAGAACAAAATGCAGCTCCCAAAAAAGGAAAGAAGAAGAAATTCAAGAAAAATAAGAAGAATGCACCTCAGTATCCCAATAAACCAGGTACTGGCGAGGTCAATATGAACCATGTGCCAGGATTTGTAAAGGGAGGCGACTTTGATTGTGACCCAGACTCGGATTATGCTGGCGATGCCTATTGGCAACAGCAATatgccaaaaattttaatggcTCCGAAGGCTCTGGCGATGATGACTACGGTTACTTTGACTTCAATCCGGAATATAAGGAACATCAATTACCTATGGATAACACGAACGAGAATATACCAGAAGATGATCCTTATAATTACAGCGACACCGAAGATAATGAATCTGACTTTGACCCGTATGATTACAGTGACGTAACCGAAGGAGAGGAGGATGAAGAACATTATTCTGACTTTGACGAAGACGATTACGAAGAAGATGAAGATAGCTACGACTATTCTATGGACAGCGAGTTTTCAACGGACTTTGATGAAAGCGATGAAGAGGGGATCGCCGGCGAAAAGCGATATGATTTTAATGAGGATGAAAACGATGAGGATTACAAGCTACCAGATGATGTGCCCGAAGATCTCATAATACACTCAg GAACAGCAACAAAACGTGACCTTCTACCAGAAGACAATATTACATTTAAGGATAGAAAACATTGTCAAATTATCGAGATAAAAAATGCAAGAACCGTGAAGGCTATTCAACAACCCAGCGCATATAAAAAAGAGGAATTACTGAAATTGAATTACCGTGAAAACCATACAGTTAACATTTTCAATCCCCCAAATGGTGATAGTCAACTTTCTCAACCCTCTCAACAATCTGATACTAGTGATTGTCCCAAACTTGTGCCAATTGTAGACCACGATGGCTTTCAACTATATAACCCTAATGAAgagactgaagaagaaaaagatgaTGAAGAATGCTCCTATGAATATTCACATGACAGCTCAATGGACAATGTTAGTTTAGGCAGTGAATATTCTGAAATAAATTCCGAAGATGCTGATTCCCTGATGTCAGAGGATATTAATGAGAAATACTTAAACAGAGATAACACAGAGACCGATAgcagtgatgatgatggtgataagAAAGAAACTTTGACGGTTGATGTTATAGATGCAACCAAGTGTCATTATGTTGCAGAAAGGCgagatcaacatttgcatgccAAGGATGAAGATGTTGGTGGGAATGAATTGCCATCACAATTTTTAAGTAAACTCATTAAAGTTGGCAGTAGGGGTAAAGTTTTCACAACTGATGTGGTTGCCAAagacaaacaaaaaccaaaacctGACCATAATCAAGTCCACGAAGAGAATAAAAGTTTGAAGGAGATAATCAGGGAAGAAAGTACATCTCCCAAAATTGAACATAAATCGGCACTAGTTACAGCACAAGCTGAGGAAAAGCATATATCACCTTTGAAATGTGATGAACCAAGTACTCAACTGCAGATCCAACCCCTTCTACCATCTAAACCACCGACTGCCAAACAAAGTCTAGCCAACTACAATACCAAGTTTTGTAATGCCATCAATGCAAACTTAGTCTTAGTACTCGTCAAGAATGCTTTCTATATTTATGGCACTGTACGCATAACGCTGTTAGCTGGCAAAATCGAGGTCTATGGCCATTCATTAGTACGCAACAAAGAAGTGGAGATATTTTCTCCACGTGGATGCAGCGTTATTGAAATCTCCCCCTTAACGCTCACAGAAGATGCCAATGAATCCAAGGAAATAATCCATGCTACGTTAAAAGGCTATGAGGCCAACTTTTTAAAAGCAGATcttgaaaacattttaaaatcatACGAAAATGGCAAGGATGCCATAGTGCTGATGAAACGCAATGAGGAACGCAAAAAAATTGTGCATCAATTTAAGAAATTTatgaatgaaaatgttttccCCAATTTACAAAATATCAATGTGGATCGACCGTTGTATAACTCGGAATATCTGCTTCGTTGTATGATAAATACTTCTTCCACAGAGCAGAAAAGTCTGCATTTGCCAGAGCAATGGCAACAATTTGAGGTTGCAAAACAATCGAGAATCTTATTGGCCGGCGGAAAAGGTGTTGGCAAGTCCACTCTCTTACGTTACCTGATTAACAGACATCTGCAAAAAACAGATAGAGTGCTGCTaatcgatttggatataggacaGCCAGAGATATTTGTTCCCCAAACAGTTTCATGTTCGCTGGTGAGAAAGCCCCTGTTGGGTCCTGGCTTCTTTCTAAATATGCAGCCAGAGAAGGCATATGCTGTGGGTCACACAAATATTGCACTATGTGCCCACAATTATGTGGCAGCAGTACGCCAGCTAATCAACTACTGTCGATTGCAGCAAGACTTCGAAGACATTCCTTGGTTGGTTAACACAATGGGTTATAATAAAGGTTTTGGTTTGGAGCTTATAAGTCTAATcattcgatctctcgatttaaccgACGTCATACAATTACAAAGTGGCAAGGATATTAATAATTTTGATAGTTTACTCTATGCAAATGTGGTTGAACAAATGCCCCGCAATATGTTTGCTGGTGAGGACAGCAATGAAATGAGTGCTCCCAAACTACAATATAGAACCCACATATGGCAATCGGCAGTCTTGCAGGAATCGCGCTATCAAAAGGAATGGGACATGAGTCCCAAGGATATAAGATATTCCATGCTATTGACACGCCTGAGTATAGCTCTTTGCGGTCATGCTGAATGGCTCACAGATTGTAAGCCTTTAAG CGCTCCCCTGGACCAGCTTAAATTGGTTAACTTAATGGACAACATACCCCCAAGTTCAAAAGATGAATTGGCCAAATCAATGGAAGCCAATGTGGTGTTTTTGTGTCATATTGGAGATGACCCGGACGCCTTAGAGTGTTTAGGAATTG GTGTGGTACGGGCCATTGACTATCATGTGCGACAAGTGTATCTCGTACCAGCAATGCACATTTCTTTGCTGAAACATGTTAATTGTCTTGCTTTGGGGGATATGCCTCTACCCAATGCCATGCTCACCAATCAAGGGTCTCGTGTCAAAAATACAGCACCATTTGTGTACAACACCATTGAAGATAACGCCTCCAAGGCCATTAAACAGATTTACCACAGACCTAAAGCTTTTTTATCGGGCAAACGTAAGCCTTTAAATTAA
- the LOC106087465 gene encoding large ribosomal subunit protein bL34m has translation MFTNLLQRTWTVGQIIIARQAHAFNRDILKTKVRCHFPKPREVKRINVHGWEARMATEGGRRTLMRRILKGRYVLSH, from the exons atgttcaccaaTTTACTACAAAG AACTTGGACAGTCGGTCAAATTATCATTGCAAGACAGGCTCATGCGTTCAACAGGGATATTCTGAAAACCAAAGTGCGCTGCCACTTTCCAAAGCCGCGTGAAGTGAAACGTATAAACGTGCACGGGTGGGAAGCTCGTATGGCCACCGAAGGTGGCAGGAGAACTTTAATGAGACGCATATTAAAGGGTCGTTATGTGTTGTCGCATTAA